From the Amia ocellicauda isolate fAmiCal2 chromosome 21, fAmiCal2.hap1, whole genome shotgun sequence genome, one window contains:
- the prlh2r gene encoding prolactin releasing hormone 2 receptor: MDLVAFLNDSQDNTSLSPSSFAGLDLLLNLKPLFIPLYALLVLVACCGNLLLILLIAANKKLHSTTNFLIGNLALADLVMCLFCVPLTASYAFELHGWLFGSFMCHFVTLMQSTTVFVAVLSLTAIAVDRYVVVAYPIRRRIGRRCCIYLVGTIWLGSLALSTPTSLHISYLDLRATGHNMAICEEFWKDQEKERFIYSCFLLLLSYFTPLSAVSISYCAISCHLRKRTMPGAVAVASSNREKWARKKHKTFRLLLVSVLCFAFSWLPLQVVNLIRDLDVDFAILSKSYINVIQVSCHLVAMSSACFNPFIYASLHDKFRVYLWRYFYPQQQHTGGSSINMSHRIPRLHTCSTLADIPMVITDKLSLEGRFSFH; this comes from the coding sequence ATGGACCTGGTGGCATTTCTGAACGACTCTCAGGACAACACGTCTCTTTCCCCATCATCCTTTGCTGGCTTAGACCTCCTGTTGAACCTGAAGCCCCTCTTCATCCCACTGTATGCGCTGCTGGTGCTGGTGGCCTGCTGTGGGaacctcctcctcatcctcctcatTGCCGCCAACAAGAAACTGCACAGCACCACCAATTTCCTCATCGGAAACCTGGCGCTGGCCGACCTGGTGATGTGCCTATTTTGTGTCCCGCTCACTGCCTCCTATGCCTTCGAGCTGCACGGCTGGCTCTTCGGCAGCTTCATGTGCCACTTCGTCACCCTAATGCAGTCCACCACTGTCTTTGTAGCCGTGCTGTCCCTCACTGCCATTGCGGTGGACCGCTACGTGGTGGTGGCATACCCCATCCGCAGGAGGATCGGCCGGCGTTGCTGCATTTATTTGGTAGGCACGATTTGGCTTGGCTCACTGGCCCTCTCCACACCCACGTCTCTCCACATCAGTTACCTGGATCTGAGAGCCACTGGCCACAACATGGCCATCTGTGAAGAGTTCTGGAAAGACCAGGAAAAGGAGAGGTTCATCTACTCTTGTTTCTTACTCCTGCTGTCCTATTTTACGCCCCTCTCTGCAGTCTCAATCTCATACTGTGCCATTTCCTGCCACCTGCGCAAACGGACCATGCCGGGGGCCGTGGCCGTAGCCTCCTCAAACCGCGAGAAGTGGGCACGCAAGAAGCACAAGACTTTCCGTCTCCTGTTGGTGTCAGTGCTCTGTTTTGCTTTCTCCTGGCTCCCGCTGCAGGTGGTCAATCTGATCAGAGACCTGGATGTAGACTTTGCCATCCTGAGTAAGAGTTACATCAATGTGATCCAGGTCTCCTGCCATCTGGTGGCCATGAGCTCAGCGTGCTTCAACCCTTTCATCTATGCCTCCCTGCACGACAAGTTCCGGGTCTACCTGTGGAGATATTTCTACCCTCAGCAGCAGCATACTGGGGGCAGCAGCATCAACATGTCCCATCGCATCCCGCGGCTCCACACCTGCTCCACATTGGCAGACATCCCCATGGTCATCACAGACAAGCTGTCACTGGAGGGACGCTTCTCATTCCACTAA